From the genome of Triticum aestivum cultivar Chinese Spring chromosome 3B, IWGSC CS RefSeq v2.1, whole genome shotgun sequence, one region includes:
- the LOC123069907 gene encoding uncharacterized protein has protein sequence MGYYLHHRRLHMCGGCLSSAKEMTKDAEETCSVVCSCCKALIQISFSCELRTHILGGKKDNGLDNDTSSDGATKVMMLMYRRRDVKLQTLELGLAKAHLVIRETIQTNNVLVGPVYWNAYAFQRLHVQVK, from the exons ATGGGCTACTACCTCCACCACCGTCGGCTCCACATGTGTGGGGGATGCCTATCTTCTGCGAAGGAGATGACAAAGGATGCAGAGGAGACATGCTCCGTGGTGTGTTCTTGCTGCAAAGCTCTCATACAGATTTCTTTTTCATGCGAGTTGAGAACACACATACTAGGAGGGAAGAAG GACAATGGACTTGACAATGACACTAGCTCGGATGGCGCCACTAAAGTGATGATGCTAATGTACAGGAGGAGGGATGTAAAATTGCAGACATTAGAACTTGGTCTCGCCAAAGCTCATTTAGTGATAAGGGAGACAATCCAGACAAATAATGTGCTGGTTGGACCAGTGTATTGGAATGCCTATGCATTTCAGAG ATTACATGTGCAGGTTAAGTAA